A genomic region of Papaver somniferum cultivar HN1 chromosome 7, ASM357369v1, whole genome shotgun sequence contains the following coding sequences:
- the LOC113298164 gene encoding ribulose-1,5 bisphosphate carboxylase/oxygenase large subunit N-methyltransferase, chloroplastic-like: protein MMDITCYHQIRCTSSPIRFISPPHPYRVSSKSIYINNQRKRRNLCLVASSSDTLIAGSHKEEDNGKTIKKSSTSIDEYEDLKSWMHSKGLPPCKIVLDEKDCKFHTQKHRPIHYVAASEDLEKGDMVFSVPDELVVTLERVLGNETIAELLTTNKLSELACLALYLMYEKKQKKKSFWYPFIRELDRQRGRGQLAAESPLLWSEDELAYLTGSPTKAAVLEREEGIKREYNELDTVWFMSGSLFQQYPYDIPTEAFPYEIFKQAFVAVQSCVVHLQKVSLARRFALVPLGPPLLAYKSNCKAMLTAGEGAVQLMVDRPYKAGEPIFIWCGPQPNSKLLVNYGFVDEDNPYDRILVEASLSTEDPQYHDKRMVAQRNGKLAIQVFQVSAGKEKEAVYDMLPYLRLGYVSDPSEMESVISSQGPVCPISPCMERAVLDQLSHYFTARLAGYPTTLSEDEALLTDSSLDPKKRVATQLVKLEKKMLTACLHATVELIKQLPDDTISPCPAPYAPQLK from the exons ATGATGGATATTACTTGTTATCATCAAATTAGGTGTACATCATCCCCAATTCGTTTCATTTCTCCTCCTCATCCATATAgggtttcatcaaaatcaatctatataaacaatcaaaggaaaaggagaaatctTTGTTTAGTTGCTTCTTCTTCTGATACTTTGATTGCTGGATCACATAAAGAAGAAGACAATGGGAAAACTATTAAGAAATCATCAACatcaattgatgaatatgaagattTGAAATCTTGGATGCATAGTAAAGGTTTACCCCCTTGTAAAATTGTTCTTGATGAAAAAGATTGCAAGTTTCATACTCAGAAACACAGGCCTATCCATTATGTTGCTGCTAGTGAAGATCTTGAG AAAGGAGATATGGTGTTTTCGGTTCCGGATGAATTGGTTGTTACCCTTGAGAGAGTTCTTGGAAACGAAACAATTG CGGAATTGTTGACAACGAACAAGCTGTCAGAATTGGCTTGCTTGGCATTGTATCTCATGTATGAGAAGAAGCAGAAAAAGAAATCTTTCTGGTATCCTTTCATCAGGGAGCTTGATCGCCAACGAGGGAGGGGTCAATTAGCTGCGGAATCTCCACTTCTATGGTCAGAAGATGAACTGGCTTACTTGACTGGGAGCCCTACAAAG GCGGCAGTTCTTGAACGGGAAGAAGGGATTAAGAGAGAGTATAATGAGCTTGACACTGTCTGGTTTATGTCAGGATCACTATTTCAG CAATACCCATATGATATACCTACCGAGGCCTTTCCATATGAGATTTTCAAGCAAGCTTTTGTTGCTGTTCAGTCTTGTGTAGTTCATTTGCAG AAAGTTAGTTTGGCACGAAGATTTGCTTTGGTTCCTCTAGGGCCACCACTGTTGGCTTACAAAAGCAATTGCAAGGCCATGCTTACTGCTGGGGAAGGTGCTGTTCAGCTCATGGTTGACCGCCCATATAAGGCTGGGGAGCCAATTTTTATCTG GTGTGGACCACAGCCTAATTCAAAGCTTTTAGTAAACTATGGCTTTGTTGATGAAGATAACCCCTATGACCGCATTTTGGTTGAG GCATCCCTTAGCACTGAGGATCCTCAATACCACGATAAGAGAATGGTTGCGCAGCGAAATGGAAAACTGGCCATACAAGTCTTTCAG GTCTCTGCTGGCAAAGAAAAAGAAGCAGTTTACGATATGCTTCCTTACCTTCGACTAGGCTATGTTTCAGATCCGTCCGAGATGGAGTCCGTGATTTCTTCTCAAGGCCCTGTATGTCCA ATAAGCCCATGTATGGAACGTGCAGTTCTGGATCAACTTTCTCACTATTTTACAGCTCGTTTAGCTGGCTATCCCACTACCTTAAGTGAAGATGAAGCCTTG TTGACAGATTCCAGCTTGGACCCTAAGAAACGAGTTGCTACCCAGCTTGTCAAACTAGAAAAGAAGATGCTAACTGCCTGCCTTCATGCTACAGTTGAACTGATAAAGCAGCTACCCGATGATACTATATCTCCCTGCCCTGCTCCATACGCCCCTCAACTAAAATAA